GCGACGAAAGCTTTCAGCGTTTTCGTGTCCGGCAGATCCGCCGCACCCAACTCAACCAGAGCCAGACCTTTTACCTCGACAGCCGTCCGGACGATCTCCGCGAGCGTCTCCGCCAGTTGTACGTTGATGCATTCCCGCGAGAACACGCGATACCAGCTATCGGCGAGTTTTTTATCCGAAACGATTATCCACAGCACAAAATCGATCATAATGCATACTTCCGGCACGGAAACCCGGGCGACAATTAAAAAAACTCTGTAAATTCTACTATAATTGCCCTCTTATGTCCAAACTTCGTTATTTTTTCAGGATGCGGCGTTCAAGGACCTTGAGCCTTGACACGAAGACATCGTTATTGAAGGGCTTGGTCAGATAATCGTCCGCTCCCGTCTCGTAACCTTGCACCTGGTCGTCGGCTAATGCTCTGATGGTCAGCATGAGGGCGGGCATATTTTTAAACCTGTCGTCAGTCCTGATATGCCTTAAGAGCTCGAACCCGTCCATCTCCGGCATGGCTATGTCCAGGACCGCCATGTCCGCGCCTTCCGCCTTGAGCCTCTCCCAGGCAAGCATACCGTTACTTTCGGCAGCC
The sequence above is a segment of the Elusimicrobiota bacterium genome. Coding sequences within it:
- a CDS encoding response regulator transcription factor; its protein translation is MKILVADDDDIFRSLVVEILTQAGYEVAAESNGMLAWERLKAEGADMAVLDIAMPEMDGFELLRHIRTDDRFKNMPALMLTIRALADDQVQGYETGADDYLTKPFNNDVFVSRLKVLERRILKK